One Streptomyces sp. RPA4-2 genomic window carries:
- a CDS encoding PASTA domain-containing protein produces MGVIHGESFMRHVRPRPVRLVALSVATLLLALASLVACEDTDGGSPAPATVSPTSHGKPSSTAAKGVVPDLTGLTVADARNRLAELDYGMAFTDDSEIGDDSLKVTAQSPAPSSALKTGATVTITVPGH; encoded by the coding sequence ATGGGCGTCATTCACGGGGAGTCCTTCATGCGCCACGTCCGTCCTCGTCCTGTCCGCCTCGTCGCCCTGTCCGTCGCCACGCTGCTGCTCGCACTCGCCTCACTGGTCGCCTGTGAGGACACCGACGGCGGCTCACCCGCACCGGCCACCGTCTCCCCGACGTCCCACGGCAAGCCGAGCTCCACCGCCGCGAAAGGTGTCGTCCCCGACCTCACCGGACTCACCGTCGCCGACGCGCGCAACCGACTCGCCGAACTGGACTACGGCATGGCCTTCACCGACGACTCCGAAATCGGCGACGACTCCCTCAAGGTGACCGCCCAGTCCCCGGCCCCCAGCTCCGCGCTGAAGACCGGTGCCACGGTGACGATCACCGTCCCTGGCCACTGA